TTAACAAGCAAAATCTCCAGAAGACTTTTTTTATATACTCCTATACAGAATTTGTTACTATGATAGTAGAAGATGCCTTACACCTGATATTGGAATCAGCTGGGCATTTACATACCTTTCTTCATATTGATTGGATCTATGGAGAAAACAAACAGGAGGGAATATATTGAGTACACAGAGACTGGGAGTTCCTTTGGAAGGCTTTGCGGAGTTCAGCCGAAAGGTCGCCGCCGAAGGTGCCGTACTGTTAAAGAATGAAGGACAAGTTCTTCCCCTTCAACCACACGAAACCGTTTCCGTTTTTGGCAGAACGCAGATTAATTATTACCGCAGCGGTACGGGGTCAGGCGGGAGCGTTCATGTATCCCATACAACAAATCTGCTCGGCGGTCTTCGGGATAAGAAGAACATCACTGTTAATGAAGATTTGGCAGCTGTTTATGAACAGTGGATTGAACAGAACCCTTTCGATAATGGCGGAGGCGGCTGGGCGGCCGAGCCGTGGCATCAGAAGGAAATGCCTTTGACCGATGAGCTGGTATCCGCAGCAAGACAGGCATCCGACAAGGCGATTGTTGTCATCGGACGAACAGCCGGTGAAGACCAGGACAATGCCAATGAGCCGGGCAGTTACCAGTTAACGTCCGAAGAAATAGCCATGCTGCAGCAGGTGACAACACACTTTGAGCAAACGATTGTGGTGCTGAATGTGTCCAACATTATCGATATGAGCTGGATGCGTGATGATAGTTATGCACACCCGATTTCCGCTGTGATCTATGCTTGGCACGGTGGCATGGAAGGCGGCAACGCCATTGCGGACGTATTGGTTGGCGAGGTGACGCCAAGCGGCAAATTAACCGACACGATTGCTTACTCGATCGAGGATTATCCATCGACTCGTAATTATGGAAATGAACTAAAGAATGTTTATCAAGAAGACATTTATGTGGGTTACCGTTTTTTCGAAACGTTTCGACCCGCTGCTGTCCAGTATGAATTCGGTTTCGGGTTGTCGTATACGCAGTTCGAAATCGAGCCGCAAGAAGCCAAGTTAACGGTCAAAGAGGGAACACAATATATTGAGATCGGTGTGAACGTAAAAAATATCGGGACCACCTATACAGGCAAAGAGGTTGTTCAAGTTTATTACGAAGTGCCGCAAGGCGTGCTGGGTCAGCCTGCCAAGGTGTTGGCGGCATTCGGGAAGACGCAGGAGCTTGGACCGGGCGATTCGCAGCAGCTTACGATCAGCTTCCCGGTTCATATCATGGCTTCCTATGATGATGCAGGTGTGACGGGGGTGCTTTCCGCTTATGTATTAGAGGCTGGAACATACCGTTTGTATGTGGGAACCAGCGTGAGAAATGTGGAGCCCATCGGTTTGGATGGCCAAGATGGTTACGTTGTACAAGCGCTGCAAGTCGTGGAGCAGCTGCAAGAAGCCATGGCGCCAACGGAGAACTTCACACGTATGAAGCCGGGCGCTCGAAAGGAAGACGGCTCCTATGAACTCACTTTTGAAGAGGTGCCGCAGCGGAAGGTTTCCATGGAGGAACGCATTCATCAAAACCTGCCGCTTACCTTGGAGCAAACAGGTAATCGAGGTTATACCTTAAGGGATGTGTATGAGGGAAAGGTCAGCATGGAAGCTTTTATTGCTCAATTAAGCGATCAAGATCTGGCGGTGATCGTCAGAGGAGAAGGCATGAGCAGTCCGCTGGTAACAGCAGGAACGGCCTCAGCTTTTGGCGGCGTGAGCGACAGCTTGCTCGACTACGGAATTCCGGTGGCTTGTACGGCGGATGGACCGTCCGGGATTCGGATGGACAGCGGGCAGCAAGCAACGCAGGTGGCCATTGGCACCTTGCTTGCGGCTACATGGAACACCGAGCTAGTCGAAGAGCTCTATGTGATGGAAGGCCAGGAGTTACTCAGCTACAACATCGATACTTTACTTGGACCGGGTCTGAACATTCGGCGCAGCCCACTGAACGGACGCAATTTTGAATATTTCTCGGAAGATCCGCTGATCTCAGGCGCGTTTGCTGCGGCATGCACGCGCGGGATTATGAAGGGCGGCTCCAATGCCACCCTGAAGCATTTTGCCTGCAACAACCAAGAGAAGCATCGCAGTAAAGTCGACGCTGTTGTGTCTGAACGCGCCCTTCGGGAGATTTACCTGAAAGGTTTTGAAATCGCGGTGAAGCAGGGCGGAGCGAACTCGATCATGACCTCATATAATCCGATCAATGGACACTGGGCGGCTTCCAATTATGATTTGAATACCACGATTCTGCGTGGAGAGTGGGGATTCCATGGCATCGTGATGACCGACTGGTGGGCCATTATGAACGATGTGGTGAACGGAGGCCCTGCCGATCGCAAAAACACGAACTGGATGGTCCGCGCCCAAAATGATCTGTACATGGTGGTTATGAACTACGGTGCGGAAATCAATGCATGGGAAGACAATACTTTGGCATCTTTGGCAAATGGTACGCTGACCCGTGGAGAGCTGCAGCGCAGCGCTATGAACATTTGCCGATTCCTGATGCATGCACCGGTATTTTCAAGAAAACAGGTGATCGAGGAAGCCGTCGGTGCTTTTAAAGCGGCTCCTTCTCTCGCATCGGAACATGCCCAAACCTTATCGGAGAGCACACAAGTAAAGCCGGCTGCAGCGGGGCCGACTTATGTGAAGGTGGAAGATTCCGGCGAGTACCGAATTATTGTGTGCATTATGTCTCCGGAAACCGAACTAGCCCAAAGCGCGTGCAACGTCACGTTGAACGGTCAACCGGTGATCACGATTCAAACGAATGGTACCGACGGCAGATGGATCAAACAGAAGCTGGTTAAAGTGGAACTGGAAGCAGGTTATTATGAGATGAAGCTGGATTTCGTCAAGCCCGGCTTGCAGATCGACTGGATTGAATTTAAGCGGGTGTAAATCCAGAAACACAGGGGGTATCCGATGGATCTAAGATCTTTCGGACGCCCCTTTTTCCTCCTTAACAATATGAATACACCAATTGCACGTTGCTGATATCCAATATAATGTGACGAATGTCATCGAAAAAATATTTAAAATTCGAATAATAAGGATGATGCAAGAACTTAAAAACAAGAGAGGGTGTGAAGCGTTTGGCAGCAACGATCCGTGAATGTGTGGAACAAGACTATGTTATTGAGCATGTGAAGCAGCGATTTCATTGCATGGTGTTATGGTGTGAAGGGCGTGCATGCCTGGAATATAACGGCGAGGAAGAGCTAGCGCGAATATCGGAATACGTAAAACAAACGTTTGACAAAGAGCTGCTGGACGTATTCTTCACAGCTGTTGAGAGCATGCCGCTGGACGACTAAAGGGTATAGATATGTGCTATTTCCTTGGTTGTCTTCGGACAGGGGAGCGACTCCCCTTGTCTCCACTATGTTAAACCACATTCTCATATGGACGTGTTTTTTACGTTTTCAATAGCATGATAATCAAAATCCATCCGTACGAGGATGGATTTTTTGCGCGTTGGTTAAGGTGTTATCATCAATTTGTTCAGTATATATTGTGACTAGAGTCTACAATGTTCAACAATCTGAGGTTCCTACTACAGCAAAGTTCAACATGTTCCTTCATGATGTTCCATGATATACTAAAATAAACCAAAATATAGTTCTTGGAGGTACTATGCGGAGACCGATATTAGGACTTAGTACTCGGGTTGAAACCAATCTGAATGTCGCACCCAGGCAGCAAGCTGCAGTTCGCTTAGAAGGAGTTGCATTAGAGAAAAGGTTGCGCTCAAAACGCTCAAGCGCTTTCATAGAAGCGATGGCCAAGCTTGATGCTAGCGGTGTGGTTGCCACAAAGGAGAAAGTTCAAGAGCTTATAGATCAAATAGCCAGTGAATTTCCCGAGTTAGCGGTGGATCAGCTTCCGTTAGGTATTGTGAGTAAGTGTTACTTGGGGAATCCTTATGAAGTCCATTCGCTAGATACTAGATTACAGATTCTCGATCATTATAAACGAGGAGAAATCGTTCCAAACGGCATGGAAAAGGCTAGAAGACTGGCTATGCATCCTAGCTATGCCTACATCGAGGTATATATGAATATGATTGCTGCAGTATCCCTATCTGGAGAAGTATCTATGATTAAGGAGTAGATGAACGATGTCAAATCATCAAACGATCTCAACGGCTAACTTGAGTCGGATCGAAAATTCATTGAGCGCAATTAATGACAATATTAACGGAGTATATCAACAGGTAGCTACAGTAGAACAGCAACTGGAGGATACGCAGAGCGATCTTGCGCTGCTTGCAGAAGAGTTTCGGGAATATGTACGCCAGGATGGCTTGATCAAAAATGTGCAGTTAGCAGAGACGAGATTAGTTAAGGTTAGGCAAGAGCTTGAGAATAAATTCGGCCACTATGAGGATGTTCGTCGAAGAGCGATTGGAATATTGCAAGCGGTCGACACCAGTTTGGTCCGTAAGGATACAATCGAGAATGCATCGGAAGAACAGTTGCTGGCTGCTCCACGGTATTGGCTAGCGCCATGTTTAATCGCATTATCCGCATGGCTTAGTGATAATAAGGAGCTGGCCGAGAAGGCAGTTGTCGAAGCTTTGCGAAGAGATGATGAGAAGACATCTTTGTTTTTTGCATTGGTTACACGCCGAGGAGGCCGTTATCAATCAAGCCGGTCTTGGTTGGAACGATATTTCGGTCAGCAAGATCCGAATGAACTTAAGAGAGAAATCGTTATTTTGATTGATGGCTTTTCTAACGGAATTTTTGGTCCGGAAGCTAGAGCGAAATGCGGCTTATTAATAAAAAGCTGGTTGGACGAGCTATCACAAAAAGCAGGTTTTGTCGAAGCACAGCGAGACCAATGGAAGAAAGCGCTTTTGTCGCGTACAGAAAAGCTGAGTGCTTCAAAATTTCCTCATTTGAGGAAATACAGTCCGACTTGGCCACAGCTCCAGCGTGCGCTTGAGGGTGCACAGCTGCATGATATTATTTTTCAATATTTCAATTTTATACTTACTCAAGAGATCGTCCCTTCTAAAAACTTGGCTTTTGCAGTAGACCAACTGCTCGACATTTTGGTTCGTGAATTCGACGAGGAAGAGCTGCCGTTGCGTCGTGAAGAACGATTAAATGAATTAATCATAAAAGAAGATGGAGACAAGAATACGGCCCAGAACTTGTTCGCAAACGAGAAGGTCGTTGAGGAAAGACTTGATTTTACACAGCTGCTAACGAACTTTTCCATGTATCCTACGGAATCCAACGCTTCTGTTGCTACCCAAAAGCTCGCCATAGCCCTATCGAAGGAATGGATAAACCATGCACATGATGATCTAACAGCTGAAAATCGTAATGCTGTCCCTATCGATATTGAGATTAAATTGGATGATTGGACGGGCGCTTCGAGGGACGGAAGTAATGAGGAAGAGCTGATCTCCAGTTTGCAACAGCATATCCAATTGAAGAAAGAGAACGCTTTGAAAAAAAACAAACTTGGCGCCAAACATTGGGTATCCTTAGCCGCAAGCATTGGGTTCTTTGTATTAGGTATGAGCACACTATTTTTATTTATTGTTTCTGCCATCTGTTTGTTTATTTTCTTGAATGGTCTGAGGATTGTCAAAAAGAATGTACAACTAATTGAACAGAATTATGAGGAACTTTTCGCAAATCATAAGCAAATTTTAGTGGCGACTTTAAGTGACGTTGTTGATTATCGTCGCGAGTATGAGACTGAAGATGCTAAGGCAAGTAAAGTTGATGAGCTTCTTGATCAAGTTACACCAGAGCAATATACATATTCGACCTATGATTCTGCTAGAGCCGTTATTTCGTCTAACTAAGAGGGAGTGAAATCCGGATGTTAAATAGAAGCAAACCTATCATTCAGAATACTTCGACAGAGCCGGCTGCTCAAATGCAATCGAAGCTGGATCTGAAGATTGAAGAGCTGCAAAGGCAAACCATTAACGAATCATTAGCGGAAAGTTTTCCTGCATGGGATTTGAATCCGCCGGCTGTACTAGTTCGTAGACGGAGTTCCAAAATATTATGAATCCTCCGAACTATTATTCCGAATGGACACAGCTGTTTCAGCAACTAAAAGAACTTGGTCAGGAAGATGAGAAGATCATTTCTGTTCTGGAAAAAGGCCGGTTGGAATGGACTTCAGGTGTAGCTGATAAAATTGTGAAGTGTACCTATGATGTAATTGAATTTAAATTAAAATATGCGACGCGCCTATTTCAGCAGGA
This Paenibacillus sp. JZ16 DNA region includes the following protein-coding sequences:
- a CDS encoding glycoside hydrolase family 3 C-terminal domain-containing protein is translated as MSTQRLGVPLEGFAEFSRKVAAEGAVLLKNEGQVLPLQPHETVSVFGRTQINYYRSGTGSGGSVHVSHTTNLLGGLRDKKNITVNEDLAAVYEQWIEQNPFDNGGGGWAAEPWHQKEMPLTDELVSAARQASDKAIVVIGRTAGEDQDNANEPGSYQLTSEEIAMLQQVTTHFEQTIVVLNVSNIIDMSWMRDDSYAHPISAVIYAWHGGMEGGNAIADVLVGEVTPSGKLTDTIAYSIEDYPSTRNYGNELKNVYQEDIYVGYRFFETFRPAAVQYEFGFGLSYTQFEIEPQEAKLTVKEGTQYIEIGVNVKNIGTTYTGKEVVQVYYEVPQGVLGQPAKVLAAFGKTQELGPGDSQQLTISFPVHIMASYDDAGVTGVLSAYVLEAGTYRLYVGTSVRNVEPIGLDGQDGYVVQALQVVEQLQEAMAPTENFTRMKPGARKEDGSYELTFEEVPQRKVSMEERIHQNLPLTLEQTGNRGYTLRDVYEGKVSMEAFIAQLSDQDLAVIVRGEGMSSPLVTAGTASAFGGVSDSLLDYGIPVACTADGPSGIRMDSGQQATQVAIGTLLAATWNTELVEELYVMEGQELLSYNIDTLLGPGLNIRRSPLNGRNFEYFSEDPLISGAFAAACTRGIMKGGSNATLKHFACNNQEKHRSKVDAVVSERALREIYLKGFEIAVKQGGANSIMTSYNPINGHWAASNYDLNTTILRGEWGFHGIVMTDWWAIMNDVVNGGPADRKNTNWMVRAQNDLYMVVMNYGAEINAWEDNTLASLANGTLTRGELQRSAMNICRFLMHAPVFSRKQVIEEAVGAFKAAPSLASEHAQTLSESTQVKPAAAGPTYVKVEDSGEYRIIVCIMSPETELAQSACNVTLNGQPVITIQTNGTDGRWIKQKLVKVELEAGYYEMKLDFVKPGLQIDWIEFKRV